The genomic stretch ATTTTCTACCGAATTTGCATTTACCACATTATTATCAAGACTTTCAGTAGTATGGCGAAAATAGCAATGATTTCCAAATTTACAGATACCGTGTTTAAAAAAGCGACAAATATTGTTCATAGATGGAGCAGAAGAAGATATTATTGTTTCATTATTTCCATCATTCCAAACTCCTTGAGTATGACGGTATCTACAATTATTTCCTTCACGGCACATCCCATTTTTGAAGTATCTATAACAAAAAATCAAAACATCGCATCAGCTCTAACATCATTTTGACATCAACAAATTTCACAAATAACGCAAGTgtctattatttatatttcatacagattatttcaataaaatttcaaaatataatttgataACATGTAAATGCTCACTTGTGCAATATATAAGTAACATGTGTTTTagtttttatgtaattttaatctacttttactgaaataaaaataaataatacataaatgaAGATTTTGTAACATAATCTGTTTATGACTAATAATTTTTTGATATAGTTCCAAATACAATTACTTTTggttagtaaaaaaaaaagaaaacaaacgcaaaaatttaaaaaatactgaTATTTTCACAGCTTAATATGTTGGCGCACTATATTCTAGTATGTGCAGAGGTTGGTCTCGATACTtgagtatttttatattgttattaaaattcattagGAAGTAATTACGGGACAATTTCTTACCGGCAAACAACGCTCTGTGTCCAACTGTCGGCCATTTTCTAAAGCTTCCACTTTAACAATAATCGACAACGCGTCCTGGAGGATCGCGTACGACTTTTTTAACGATGGCAATATGAAGAACAACAGAGATCCGTCTCGATAATTGTGCACTTTACACTGCACGATATCTCATGCTACATCAccaattttatttaacaagtGTATTTTTACAGGTCCTTcgaaaattctaaaaaaaaacACCTCTTACAcatcaattttctttttcactcTGTTCTGTTacttcgttttttcctttttgaCGTCGTTCGaagtttaattttttactaaaattttGCTATTGTATATGTGTACTATCCGCTTTTAGGCACTATTGGACAAATATTTAATGTGTACTGAAACTCATTGACTTTACGCGTGAAAGCACACATATACGTCATGGACTAAACTAACAACAGGCAAATTCACATTTAACCGTTATACACAAGTCAGAGCATGCGCTCAAAGTTTCAAGTATTCAAAAACAACTTgtagaattaataaattcaatatgtacgtttctttttttttatcctcAAGGAATACAAACAAAAACATACAATTATAGAATGTTCAGTTAAAATCAAgtctaaaaataattttatatttaaataattttatgtcttatttaatattgtatattgtttgatgttttttttaattatattatataatttaataattaattaattcattatttattttagaaaaatatgtgttcattctttaaatatttattagtgtttacttaattaaaatcaatataCTTGCACTCTTgacattattaatattctattaaCAAAATGTTATGTTATTATCTCATAAGTATATTGGTTTCTTCATAAAAACAAAGATATTTTCAAAAAGTGTGTATACATAGAAAATTCTTTAAcgaatattaatttgtaatccatttgtaaaatatacatatatcaatcGCACTTTAATCATACTAGTTGTAACAATATTTGATTCTaagtttattttaaaatattttcttacgaTATTCGAAAGAAATGAGAATCAAAACAATATGATAACGCAATTTTGAGAACGAAGCTTTATTTAGTTtgatcgaaataaaattacaatcataTGTTGGTAGTGTACACTATATACGGATTACCGCCACGGTTGTTGTGGTTCGACAATGAATAcggatttatatttttaactaaAAATTGAGACGATAGTGCTATTTAGCATTCAGATAAAAAGGTgaaacttattttttaatatttaaaaatctgaAAGTGCTAcatgtttttaaatagaatgtCACGATTTCAATCAATATAAGATTTTGAATTGTACACAATATTTTAGTTTGAAGTATCAAATGGGAATTGTTGTTTGCTCCTTTATTCGGAAAACgttataattaattgttatgaaacataaatatgatttttcttatctatttttatttatgttttgCTTCTACTGACAGACTTGATATAATCTCAAATGTAAAATACAACATGGCGAAGTAAAGCTACTTTTTAGAATAACCTCAATTTTTCATAACCACAATTGTTTATTATGTTTGTAGAAAGAAAtgcaatattaattattttttaaaactgTTTCATTGTCTCTTCTTGTTATGTAgtacttcttttttcaatgTAATTACTTTATTGTATCTATTAATTTGCGCTTGTAATATTCCctctatttatatttgtttatataatttgaaacgaacttatttatgtatttatgttaAATGAATAAGACATTTAATACATAATACTTTCTCATTtatagttatttttctttccctttctctataaatttttttttttattattttagaactAGTTTTTGAGGATCTAAAtatatttccatttttctttccaTGACATTgctttatatataatttgtaataatgtaagtaataaaattattactttgtatagctaatcatataaataaatacacatGGATTCTAATATTGATATGGAATTATCAACTAATCAAACTCAAAAGGATTCAGATacagaaaatgaaacaaaaactAAAGATATGAATGAATCTAATAGAAGAACAGATATTACTACAAATGAAGAACAGAGACCAGTAATCTcaaaagaagatgaaaatgttGTTGATGAAAATGAAGGtaataataagattaaaaaaaaaaaaataaatatggtagatgaaatagaaaaaaatttatctGATGAAAATTCAAAAAGTATTCAATTATCAACCACTACATCATGTCAAGAGAATTTATCAACTACTAAGTCATGTCAACAAAATGTTTCTGGAGAAGGTAACTTAATAGTAAAGGAATTATCTTTACAAGAAAGTAATACAAGTACTGTGGTTACGGACTGTAATGATACACATTCATTGACTTTACATGAAAGTACTACAAAAAATGTTTCACAGGAAAAAGGTTCAATAGAATTAATGATATCCAATACTATTGACAAAGATGACATAGATAAATTATCAGATAACGTCAATGTAGTAGAATGTACAAAATCTAAAAAATGTTTAGGAAATATATCAGAAGAAGTGGAAAATGTCAATATAGATGGTTCATGTGACTTGCACTtagtagaaaaagaaattgttgaaaatgttTTAGAAGATTCTCaaataaacaaacaattttCAGTTAGTGAAAAAAATAATCCAGATAATAAAAAGACTGACCCAATGGAGACATCAGAGAGTAATGATAGAAATGTGACAGAAAAAAACATTATAGAACCAGAAAATACTGAATTTGTGCAGTTTTCTCAAGAGAAACACGGAGATGCACAAATTGAAAGTCAATCTATGGATGCTGAAGATCCTTTTGGTGGAGATAGTCTTACGACAGAAAATATTGAATCTATGGAGACTGACGATCTTACTGAAACTAATATAGGATTTCCTAAATTGTGCAGTCAAACTGATAATTTACCAGTTATTGTAAATAACGAGGAAAGCAgttttagtaataataaaaataaaaaggataaCAATAATGGAGCAAGTAAAGATAGTTCCATTGATATTTTACATTCTCCAAATGTTAGATTGGATTTACAAGATACTAGTAAAACTGGTAATGAAAATTCAGTTCAATCAGAATGCAATGAAGATCTACATATAAATTCCACTGAAAAGTGTGATAATCAAACAAAGAAATCTGTCGATGAAATAACACCAATGGATACTGAAGAAGAACAATCTAATGTTTTACCAGGACAGGATGATGAGTTATGTATTATCCCAGATAGTATGAAAGTCATAATTCCTGAGCAAACAGAAAAATCAAACTCTAGTAATAAAGAATCAATACATAAAGATAACCataaacaaaatgaaattaagcAAACATGTGAAAACTCCGGACCAAATAATGATGAAAACAAAGACTTACATCAAGGCCTGAAGGAACAAAATACCACAAGTGAATCCATTGTAACACATGCAAAAAATATCAGAACAGAAACAGATTCAACTAATAAAATCACAGATATTACTACAgatgttattaatattgatgAAGAGTCAAAAAATTCCGAAATTGAAGAAATCACAACTAAAGAAATTTGTAAACAATGTAACGAAGAAAAATCATGtaaaattaaagtaaaaattGGTTTTGATACTTACAATGTATGTTCGAAAACCTGTAAAGCATTATTCAAAGTTGCTAATAATAAAGCGATGGATATACCAAGTGATGGAGTTAATTCTAAGAGAGAGAAACGTTGTGCAAACTGTTTGCTAATTGTTGAACCTAATGATGAACGTAATCTTTCTTGGGAAACAATGGAGTTCTGTAATGAGGAGTGTCTAGgcaaatttcaaacaaaatatGGAAGTTATTGCAGAAATTGCAATGGTTCAGTACAAGCAGTAAGTTTAGGAAAATATTGTGTACGATTTGGTTATGATGTTAGACAATTTTGTTGTTCCACATGTTTGGAAGAATTCAAAAAGGGCCTAAAAGTATGCAGTTATTGTCAAAAAGATATAAGCTCTAGTGCAGAAGGTTTTCTTGCACCAGTTGGTGAAAAAGGACAATTTAAGGATTTTTGTACTCAAGATTGtatggaaaaatattcaaaaatgaGCTCTGTTGAACCTCCaaacatagaaaaaaaatGCTGCAGCGTTTGCCAAGAAGTAAGTAGTcatttttttgtatttgtattttcaataCGAATTCAATAGAAACTTTCTAAATTAAAGCTTTATTCTTTACAACAGGAAAAAATTGTTCATTGTGAGGTTCAAATAGACAGATCTGATCCAGTAGCTATATGTAGTGAACCATGTTTTGCAGCATTCAAATTTGTGAAAAAGGTTGATCCTGACCAGTGTTCTACCTGCAAAAAATTTTTTGAGTTACCTAACAAAAAAAGTTCTGTTGTGTTTTATGAGAATGAAGCTCATACATTTTGTTCtaaaacttgtttaaatgtatttattattaccaatAGGAAAATTGTTCCTTGTAATTGGTGcaaagtaaaaaaatataattttgacaTGATTAAAAAGGAACTAAAAACATGTCAAGTAATGATGATGTGCAGTTTAAATTGCTTAACATTATATCAGGTATAAAATGGtcacatatttttttttgctttaaaTAGTACTACATGTAAGACTGATGttacttaattttaattgtatataGGTTTCTATCAACGCAGTTTCAGCAAAACGAATAAACTGTGACTTTTGTAAAGAATTTTCGCAAGCACAATATCATTTAACAATGTCAGATGCAACAATACGAAATTTTTGTTCTTATCATTGTGTAATGAATTTTCAAGCTCAGTATACCAAATCTCCGATTACGATACCAACTGGCGATGATCCTGTACCTACTGGCATGCCCAAAAGAACGTTACCTCAGAGAAACACAAATTCCAATAATCAAAAAGTTAATGatatacaaaacaaaaagaaTATGCCTGTAATTTCTTCTGTGACAAGTTTAGCCACAATTGGAAATGGTCAATCCAGTCCAACAACTCAACAAAACAGTGTAAATAACATGTTAGTACCTTCAGTTGCTATCAGCCAAAATCAAACACAGCAAGTAATTTATAAacaacatattataacaagaCCACCAAGTCCAATCCAAATTCACAATAAAACAACTCAGTGTAAACCTGTGATGCACACAAAAGGAGTTTCAGTACGTCCACATCCTTGCACAAAAGCTTCACAAACAGATGGGATTCACCAAACAGTTATACCGATACCAGTTCCAATTTATGTTCCATTTCCAATGCATATGTATACTATGCCTTTTCCAGTTCCATTACCTTTTCCATTACCAATTCCTGTTCCTATCTTTATACCTACAACAAGAAATAGTGCTAAgggaatatttaaagaaatcaaAAGAATACAGGAAAAAATACCAGCAGATCCTTTTGAAGCTGAACTTCTTATGATGGCAGAAATGGTTGCGACAGAGAAAAAAGCTAATGAGACTGACTCGGATTCTACAGATGATAGGTAACTTTATTATCAGTGGTTGTTATTAAAGcattttttctgtttttctcCTCTACTGTTCTTACAGAGATGAAGATACTGGTGACCGTGATCATTCACATAGTGGAGTTTTCAGTCCAGAAGGTGTTGATTCTAGTAATACATTTGGCGATGACATGTTACAAATGGCTTTGAAAATGGCAACTGGAGAATTGGATGAGCCAGCTGTTGACTTAGAAGCTGCTTTAACTCCAAATACTATTACTGCTACACAAGCACCGACACAATCTGACACAACTATAGAAAATGATGGTAATGGGAGTGTGCAATATATATAGTAAGTAGATGGAAAAgataattaataatgaaacgattatttaatattcagtTCAATCGGAACGGCTTATTGTTCCCTCTCGGGGAAGGAAACGAATGGTTCCATATAAACCACGATCTACGCCAAATAAACGAGGAAGGCGCGTATCTAGCACAAATGATATGCCTTTGATGCCACCCCCGGAACCTCAACCTCCACCTCAACCGAGAATAATAGAACCCATAGAAAAACCAGATGCCAATATGGCTCTCAAATATACTTTTGGAGTAAATGCTTGGAGACAATGGGTAATTTAGATATATCGTATTTTCGATCTCAATTTCGATTGAAAATAtggatattaaaaattaaaaatttttttaaaatataggTAGTTACAAAAAATGCTGAATTAGAAAAACAAAGTACACCaattagaaaaatgaaattatttaaaacagatctttTGCAACTCACAGCTGAcgaattaaattattcattatgCCTTTTCGTGAAAGAAGTTAAAAAACCAAATGGAGCAGAATATGCTCCTGATACAATATATTATCTCTGTTTAGGTAACTAAGTTCGTCACATATATTAATTGAAAGaagtttataattatttataattattttatattacaggAATTCAACagtatttatttgaaaataatagaatagaCAATATTTTCACAGATTCATATTACGAAAGATTTACTGATTGTTTAAATGAAGTTGCAAAGAAATTTTCTGTTCTTTATAATGATGCACGTAAGTTAACTTTTGCTTTTAATATCtatgtagaaaattatattgtaaataaaatatcaatttttcgtAGAATATATTGTAACAAGAGTTGAAGAAGAACATTTATGGGAATGTAAGCAATTAGGTGCTCATTCTCCTCATGTCCTTTTAAATACTCTAATGTTCTTTAACACTAAACATTTTAATCTTGTAGtacgtataaattattttgatttattatataaatactaacatttgttttaaaatacttaaaatttaatatcatttagACAGTAGAAGAACATATGCAATTATCATTTTCTCACATCATGAAACATTGGAAACGTAATCCAGCTGCACAACTTACTACAGGAGCAGGAAAAGTTCCAGGTTCCAGAAACgttcttcttcgtttctatCCACCACAATCAGCAT from Bombus huntii isolate Logan2020A chromosome 8, iyBomHunt1.1, whole genome shotgun sequence encodes the following:
- the LOC126868626 gene encoding zinc finger MYM-type protein 3 isoform X1: MDSNIDMELSTNQTQKDSDTENETKTKDMNESNRRTDITTNEEQRPVISKEDENVVDENEGNNKIKKKKINMVDEIEKNLSDENSKSIQLSTTTSCQENLSTTKSCQQNVSGEGNLIVKELSLQESNTSTVVTDCNDTHSLTLHESTTKNVSQEKGSIELMISNTIDKDDIDKLSDNVNVVECTKSKKCLGNISEEVENVNIDGSCDLHLVEKEIVENVLEDSQINKQFSVSEKNNPDNKKTDPMETSESNDRNVTEKNIIEPENTEFVQFSQEKHGDAQIESQSMDAEDPFGGDSLTTENIESMETDDLTETNIGFPKLCSQTDNLPVIVNNEESSFSNNKNKKDNNNGASKDSSIDILHSPNVRLDLQDTSKTGNENSVQSECNEDLHINSTEKCDNQTKKSVDEITPMDTEEEQSNVLPGQDDELCIIPDSMKVIIPEQTEKSNSSNKESIHKDNHKQNEIKQTCENSGPNNDENKDLHQGLKEQNTTSESIVTHAKNIRTETDSTNKITDITTDVINIDEESKNSEIEEITTKEICKQCNEEKSCKIKVKIGFDTYNVCSKTCKALFKVANNKAMDIPSDGVNSKREKRCANCLLIVEPNDERNLSWETMEFCNEECLGKFQTKYGSYCRNCNGSVQAVSLGKYCVRFGYDVRQFCCSTCLEEFKKGLKVCSYCQKDISSSAEGFLAPVGEKGQFKDFCTQDCMEKYSKMSSVEPPNIEKKCCSVCQEEKIVHCEVQIDRSDPVAICSEPCFAAFKFVKKVDPDQCSTCKKFFELPNKKSSVVFYENEAHTFCSKTCLNVFIITNRKIVPCNWCKVKKYNFDMIKKELKTCQVMMMCSLNCLTLYQVSINAVSAKRINCDFCKEFSQAQYHLTMSDATIRNFCSYHCVMNFQAQYTKSPITIPTGDDPVPTGMPKRTLPQRNTNSNNQKVNDIQNKKNMPVISSVTSLATIGNGQSSPTTQQNSVNNMLVPSVAISQNQTQQVIYKQHIITRPPSPIQIHNKTTQCKPVMHTKGVSVRPHPCTKASQTDGIHQTVIPIPVPIYVPFPMHMYTMPFPVPLPFPLPIPVPIFIPTTRNSAKGIFKEIKRIQEKIPADPFEAELLMMAEMVATEKKANETDSDSTDDRDEDTGDRDHSHSGVFSPEGVDSSNTFGDDMLQMALKMATGELDEPAVDLEAALTPNTITATQAPTQSDTTIENDVQSERLIVPSRGRKRMVPYKPRSTPNKRGRRVSSTNDMPLMPPPEPQPPPQPRIIEPIEKPDANMALKYTFGVNAWRQWVVTKNAELEKQSTPIRKMKLFKTDLLQLTADELNYSLCLFVKEVKKPNGAEYAPDTIYYLCLGIQQYLFENNRIDNIFTDSYYERFTDCLNEVAKKFSVLYNDAQYIVTRVEEEHLWECKQLGAHSPHVLLNTLMFFNTKHFNLVTVEEHMQLSFSHIMKHWKRNPAAQLTTGAGKVPGSRNVLLRFYPPQSALEGNSRKKKVYEQQENEENPLRCPVKLYEFYLSKCPESVKTRNDVFYLLPERSCVPDSPVWYSTSPLAKEHLIKMLYRIKMVKEINVALLTS
- the LOC126868626 gene encoding zinc finger MYM-type protein 3 isoform X2 — translated: MDSNIDMELSTNQTQKDSDTENETKTKDMNESNRRTDITTNEEQRPVISKEDENVVDENEGNNKIKKKKINMVDEIEKNLSDENSKSIQLSTTTSCQENLSTTKSCQQNVSGEGNLIVKELSLQESNTSTVVTDCNDTHSLTLHESTTKNVSQEKGSIELMISNTIDKDDIDKLSDNVNVVECTKSKKCLGNISEEVENVNIDGSCDLHLVEKEIVENVLEDSQINKQFSVSEKNNPDNKKTDPMETSESNDRNVTEKNIIEPENTEFVQFSQEKHGDAQIESQSMDAEDPFGGDSLTTENIESMETDDLTETNIGFPKLCSQTDNLPVIVNNEESSFSNNKNKKDNNNGASKDSSIDILHSPNVRLDLQDTSKTGNENSVQSECNEDLHINSTEKCDNQTKKSVDEITPMDTEEEQSNVLPGQDDELCIIPDSMKVIIPEQTEKSNSSNKESIHKDNHKQNEIKQTCENSGPNNDENKDLHQGLKEQNTTSESIVTHAKNIRTETDSTNKITDITTDVINIDEESKNSEIEEITTKEICKQCNEEKSCKIKVKIGFDTYNVCSKTCKALFKVANNKAMDIPSDGVNSKREKRCANCLLIVEPNDERNLSWETMEFCNEECLGKFQTKYGSYCRNCNGSVQAVSLGKYCVRFGYDVRQFCCSTCLEEFKKGLKVCSYCQKDISSSAEGFLAPVGEKGQFKDFCTQDCMEKYSKMSSVEPPNIEKKCCSVCQEEKIVHCEVQIDRSDPVAICSEPCFAAFKFVKKVDPDQCSTCKKFFELPNKKSSVVFYENEAHTFCSKTCLNVFIITNRKIVPCNWCKVKKYNFDMIKKELKTCQVMMMCSLNCLTLYQVSINAVSAKRINCDFCKEFSQAQYHLTMSDATIRNFCSYHCVMNFQAQYTKSPITIPTGDDPVPTGMPKRTLPQRNTNSNNQKVNDIQNKKNMPVISSVTSLATIGNGQSSPTTQQNSVNNMLVPSVAISQNQTQQVIYKQHIITRPPSPIQIHNKTTQCKPVMHTKGVSVRPHPCTKASQTDGIHQTVIPIPVPIYVPFPMHMYTMPFPVPLPFPLPIPVPIFIPTTRNSAKGIFKEIKRIQEKIPADPFEAELLMMAEMVATEKKANETDSDSTDDRDEDTGDRDHSHSGVFSPEGVDSSNTFGDDMLQMALKMATGELDEPAVDLEAALTPNTITATQAPTQSDTTIENDVQSERLIVPSRGRKRMVPYKPRSTPNKRGRRVSSTNDMPLMPPPEPQPPPQPRIIEPIEKPDANMALKYTFGVNAWRQWVVTKNAELEKQSTPIRKMKLFKTDLLQLTADELNYSLCLFVKEVKKPNGAEYAPDTIYYLCLGIQQYLFENNRIDNIFTDSYYERFTDCLNEVAKKFSVLYNDAQYIVTRVEEEHLWECKQLGAHSPHVLLNTLMFFNTKHFNLVTVEEHMQLSFSHIMKHWKRNPAAQLTTGAGKVPGSRNVLLRFYPPQSALGNSRKKKVYEQQENEENPLRCPVKLYEFYLSKCPESVKTRNDVFYLLPERSCVPDSPVWYSTSPLAKEHLIKMLYRIKMVKEINVALLTS